A genome region from Geoalkalibacter ferrihydriticus DSM 17813 includes the following:
- a CDS encoding FG-GAP-like repeat-containing protein → MLKFSLRSGLIFAAISLAIGVIWQAVAVAAVAPTITSLGRISEGMTAPTDLTLDAEGNLYVAEPRSQMILRFDRYGEPAGAYGPLPIEASCVAISPDAQVLYAGGKTAVVRIATQSGEVLGYLGSGPEEFSLAFNLAVDAQGYVFVADGEAKNIGIYAPGGGLQFRFGAPGVGPSQFANIAALGLDNVRDEIHVADNFSQGTTVEPKIQVFSKAGALLRTLLGKNAFGTPALSTFGGMAFDDQGRGYFLDSLKAEIRILRLPGTFLSTYKQVGYGLGQLATPLTAAYDVEFKRLFVLCADGRVEIFGIDGGTMPVRINNPPEAPVPVSPLGGSQVATALPTLTFNNALDSDGDVLTYTVEVYRHEALVMEISDVEEGEGTTSVTLPGALEENAGYQWRVQAFDGEAQSSWSTLETFYVNAVQEPPGTPQLISPLSGELMEGEGLLEWTEVTDPDPFDQVHYWLEIATEPGFNDPLISVALEHTSIMLSDLPDYEALEQGVFYQWRVRGVDNHGLASDPSETGAFTYGATIVRIESSLSGAQVYLGGNHAYAGRLVGETPLTLRDIAHGDYAVVVKAPGFEPHVATLAVVSGISMSHYAELVPQFLPEKFALRSLGASVSGGSGIPFLVDLSADGRLDLLIGDQDGRILLLGGVDSGRELPAFAAAEALDLPLIPGAAPFVVDWNNDDFPDLLVGGADGSVRLFLNQGQAGLPRFDQGSYLSTPGGPVDVGAMAVPFVADLNGNGLKDLLVGGKSGQVFAYFNQGSDDHPQLGSAQGWFHLEGARSPFLGDLAGAGQKELLVAVDGEIVVFARDDQGQWQELAEPRLAVNEGPRRGGGVGLERLPEVAVGKSVKGGKGGKGGQAAQKGRKTFILMPDIFRFFIADVDGRGGKDVIFVDENHDLQLLQGQGRVPASAFWHTLADRVTWLEAQLEGQSQTQAVALRAALKGERTEQALALAAELAEEAADLPEIQRALAEIRLVLQKVE, encoded by the coding sequence ATGCTAAAGTTCAGCTTGAGATCAGGCTTGATTTTTGCCGCCATTTCGCTGGCCATCGGAGTGATTTGGCAAGCCGTCGCCGTGGCTGCTGTGGCTCCGACCATTACTTCCCTGGGTCGCATCAGTGAAGGCATGACTGCGCCGACGGACCTGACCCTCGACGCCGAGGGCAATTTGTATGTGGCCGAACCGCGTTCGCAAATGATTCTGCGCTTCGACCGATACGGTGAGCCGGCCGGTGCCTATGGTCCCCTGCCCATTGAGGCAAGTTGTGTGGCCATAAGCCCTGATGCCCAGGTGCTTTACGCCGGGGGCAAAACGGCGGTTGTGCGCATCGCTACGCAGAGCGGTGAGGTCCTCGGCTACTTGGGCAGCGGCCCGGAAGAATTCAGCCTCGCCTTCAATCTTGCCGTCGACGCCCAGGGTTATGTTTTCGTTGCCGACGGGGAAGCGAAAAATATCGGTATCTATGCACCGGGCGGTGGTCTGCAGTTTCGTTTCGGCGCACCTGGCGTTGGACCGTCTCAGTTCGCCAATATCGCCGCTTTGGGACTCGACAACGTTCGGGACGAAATTCACGTAGCTGACAACTTCAGCCAGGGCACCACGGTTGAGCCCAAAATCCAGGTGTTCAGCAAGGCCGGCGCCCTGTTACGCACCCTGCTTGGCAAAAACGCTTTCGGCACTCCGGCCCTGAGCACATTTGGCGGCATGGCCTTTGATGACCAGGGACGCGGCTATTTTCTCGACTCGCTCAAAGCCGAGATTCGCATCCTCAGGTTGCCGGGCACTTTTCTGTCGACCTACAAGCAGGTCGGCTACGGCCTGGGGCAATTGGCCACGCCCTTGACGGCGGCCTACGATGTCGAATTCAAACGTCTGTTCGTGCTCTGCGCCGATGGCCGCGTGGAAATCTTCGGTATTGACGGCGGCACCATGCCGGTGCGGATCAATAACCCCCCTGAGGCCCCGGTTCCGGTTTCTCCATTAGGCGGCAGCCAGGTGGCGACCGCCTTGCCGACCTTGACTTTTAACAATGCCCTGGATTCCGATGGTGACGTTCTGACGTATACCGTTGAGGTCTATCGTCACGAAGCCCTGGTCATGGAAATTTCCGACGTCGAAGAGGGCGAAGGCACCACGAGTGTCACCCTGCCCGGCGCTCTCGAAGAAAATGCCGGCTACCAATGGCGCGTACAGGCCTTCGACGGTGAGGCTCAGAGCTCCTGGAGTACCCTGGAAACCTTTTACGTCAATGCCGTTCAGGAACCGCCGGGAACTCCCCAACTCATCAGTCCGCTGTCCGGCGAATTAATGGAAGGCGAGGGCCTGCTGGAATGGACCGAAGTGACGGATCCAGACCCCTTCGATCAGGTTCATTATTGGCTGGAAATTGCAACGGAACCCGGCTTCAACGACCCGCTGATCAGTGTTGCCCTGGAGCATACGTCAATCATGCTCAGCGATCTTCCCGACTATGAGGCGCTGGAGCAGGGTGTTTTCTACCAATGGCGGGTGCGGGGCGTGGATAATCACGGCCTGGCGTCCGATCCCAGCGAAACCGGAGCCTTTACCTATGGCGCAACCATTGTCCGCATTGAAAGCAGTCTAAGCGGCGCCCAGGTCTATCTGGGTGGCAATCATGCCTACGCGGGGCGCCTGGTGGGTGAAACGCCCTTGACTTTGAGGGATATTGCACATGGAGATTACGCGGTCGTCGTCAAAGCGCCCGGATTCGAGCCCCATGTGGCGACCCTCGCCGTTGTCTCCGGGATCAGCATGAGCCATTACGCGGAATTGGTTCCACAATTCCTTCCTGAAAAATTCGCGCTGCGCTCCCTCGGCGCGTCGGTGTCGGGGGGCAGCGGTATTCCGTTTCTGGTCGATTTGAGCGCTGACGGTCGCCTCGATCTGCTTATCGGCGATCAGGACGGGCGCATCCTGCTGCTGGGCGGAGTGGACAGCGGCCGCGAACTGCCGGCCTTTGCTGCCGCTGAGGCGCTTGACCTGCCCCTGATCCCGGGCGCGGCGCCCTTTGTCGTTGACTGGAACAACGACGATTTTCCCGATCTGCTCGTCGGTGGCGCCGACGGAAGCGTACGCCTGTTTCTCAACCAGGGGCAGGCAGGTTTGCCGCGCTTCGATCAAGGCTCCTATCTCTCCACGCCTGGCGGCCCTGTGGATGTGGGCGCCATGGCCGTGCCTTTTGTGGCCGATCTCAACGGCAATGGGCTAAAAGATCTGCTGGTCGGAGGCAAGAGCGGACAGGTTTTTGCCTATTTTAACCAGGGCAGCGATGACCATCCGCAGCTGGGCTCTGCTCAGGGCTGGTTTCACCTTGAAGGGGCGCGCAGTCCTTTCCTGGGGGATCTGGCCGGCGCAGGCCAAAAAGAATTGCTGGTTGCCGTCGACGGTGAAATTGTCGTCTTTGCCCGTGACGACCAGGGGCAATGGCAGGAACTGGCCGAGCCGCGTCTCGCCGTAAATGAAGGGCCGCGTCGGGGGGGCGGAGTCGGTCTCGAACGGCTTCCGGAAGTCGCTGTCGGTAAGTCCGTTAAGGGTGGTAAAGGTGGTAAAGGTGGACAGGCTGCCCAGAAAGGGCGCAAGACTTTCATTCTCATGCCCGATATCTTCCGCTTCTTTATCGCCGATGTCGATGGGCGCGGCGGCAAGGATGTGATTTTCGTGGACGAAAATCACGATTTGCAACTGCTGCAAGGCCAGGGGCGTGTGCCGGCGTCTGCTTTTTGGCACACCCTGGCCGACAGGGTCACCTGGCTGGAGGCCCAGTTGGAGGGACAGTCCCAAACTCAGGCCGTCGCACTCCGCGCGGCGCTCAAAGGTGAACGGACGGAGCAAGCGCTCGCATTGGCAGCGGAGTTGGCCGAGGAAGCGGCCGATTTGCCAGAAATCCAGAGGGCTCTTGCAGAGATTAGGTTGGTGCTTCAAAAAGTGGAATAG
- a CDS encoding sigma-54-dependent transcriptional regulator, whose translation MGKHKILVVDDEHLIRWSLEQNLSKQGYEVLTSGSGEDALRLIRDESPDLVLLDIQLPGINGLEVLQKAKDLDGELIVIMITALGVLETAVKAMRMGAYDYIGKPFNLDELAITIKKALETGELKREVAHLRSEQSRHFGISNLIGDSRHMQNVLSLIKKVAQSDASTVLVQGESGTGKELVAKAIHYESARADKPFMAINCAAVPETLLESELMGHERGAFTDAKVQKKGLFELSDGGTIFLDEIGDMAMGMQAKLLRVLEERTFRRVGGSKDISVDVRIISATNKDLLEAIADKSFRADLYYRLQVIPLFLPSLRERKDDILPLVEHFIAHFNREFGKSVKGVSPMAEKFLLEYPWPGNIRELRNVIERAIILENEETLLLEHLPQEIVGKAGVLSSGPLSFQIPPEGIDIEEVERELIRQSLELTDGNQSKAAKKLNLGIDAFRYRMKKFGFL comes from the coding sequence GTGGGCAAACATAAGATTCTGGTGGTCGATGACGAGCACCTGATTCGCTGGTCCCTGGAGCAAAATCTCAGCAAACAGGGCTACGAGGTTCTCACCTCCGGGTCCGGAGAGGACGCCCTGCGCCTGATCAGGGACGAATCCCCCGATCTGGTGCTGCTCGATATCCAGTTGCCCGGGATCAACGGACTCGAGGTCCTGCAAAAGGCCAAGGATCTTGACGGCGAGCTGATCGTCATTATGATCACCGCCTTGGGGGTTCTGGAAACGGCGGTCAAGGCCATGCGCATGGGCGCCTATGACTATATCGGCAAGCCGTTCAACCTCGATGAGTTGGCCATCACCATCAAAAAAGCCCTGGAGACCGGCGAACTCAAGCGCGAAGTTGCACATCTGCGCTCGGAGCAGTCGCGCCACTTCGGCATCAGCAACCTCATCGGCGACAGCCGCCACATGCAAAATGTGCTGAGTCTGATCAAGAAGGTGGCGCAAAGTGATGCGAGTACCGTCCTCGTCCAAGGCGAAAGCGGCACCGGCAAGGAATTGGTCGCCAAGGCCATCCATTACGAAAGTGCCCGTGCCGATAAGCCGTTTATGGCCATCAATTGCGCGGCCGTTCCCGAAACGCTCCTCGAGAGCGAGTTGATGGGCCATGAACGCGGTGCCTTTACCGACGCCAAGGTCCAGAAAAAAGGTCTGTTCGAACTCTCCGACGGGGGAACCATCTTTCTCGACGAGATCGGCGACATGGCCATGGGCATGCAGGCCAAGCTTTTGCGGGTCCTCGAAGAACGCACCTTTCGCCGGGTCGGTGGGTCCAAGGACATCAGCGTTGATGTGCGCATCATCTCCGCCACCAACAAGGATCTGCTCGAAGCCATCGCCGACAAAAGTTTCCGTGCCGACCTCTACTACCGTCTTCAAGTGATTCCCCTGTTCCTGCCGTCTCTGCGTGAGCGAAAAGACGATATACTGCCTTTGGTTGAACACTTTATCGCTCACTTCAATCGCGAGTTCGGCAAAAGTGTCAAGGGCGTCTCTCCCATGGCCGAGAAGTTTCTGCTTGAATACCCCTGGCCGGGAAATATCCGCGAATTGCGTAACGTGATCGAGCGCGCCATCATTCTGGAAAACGAAGAAACTTTGCTCCTTGAGCATCTTCCTCAGGAAATCGTCGGTAAGGCCGGCGTGCTGAGCAGCGGCCCGCTAAGTTTTCAAATTCCCCCCGAGGGCATCGACATTGAAGAGGTCGAGCGCGAACTCATTCGCCAATCTCTGGAATTGACCGACGGCAACCAGTCAAAGGCGGCCAAAAAACTCAATCTCGGCATCGATGCCTTTCGCTATCGCATGAAAAAATTCGGATTTCTTTAG
- a CDS encoding sensor histidine kinase — protein MKNADVRLITRILIFNVTLLVVGIGTFTLFHLQRERQHLFDVSRQHADVLLSTVERSIANAMCTGNTEEVQIVLELVGNSPHLRKVQIFHPDGRVLRSSRATEIGQPVDVRDLQLFRNGERDGIFVADNEEWLSIQSVIRSGSACIVCHEADEEVLGVLGLHVSLAETREQLRATTALFAGSTLIMVVVLVAGISWVLLRFVQRPLGQLAGLMTQVEQGDLAVRAKPLHNDEIGQLALGFNAMVDNLENARKQLQDYHFQQMEHADRLASVGEMATGVAHEIKNPLAGISAAIEVLSEAFDRDDERKSVVDEVLVQIARLNKTATDLLHFGRPGRPEFSHVDINDLVGRTLFFADQHPEAGNVERRKSLADALPPVWVDAKQIQQVLFNIVINALQAMEQGGTLHVATELHEQDGRQWVRIRVADSGPGIPPEAFEQIFTPFFTTKSQGTGLGLAICRRLLEEHRGRLFMESRPGQGAVFTIELPADPVGNNAKGGDDCGQT, from the coding sequence TTGAAAAATGCCGATGTCCGCCTGATCACCCGGATTCTCATTTTCAATGTCACCCTGCTGGTGGTGGGCATCGGCACTTTTACTCTTTTTCACCTCCAGCGCGAACGTCAGCACCTCTTCGATGTTTCGCGCCAGCATGCCGATGTGCTGCTCTCCACGGTCGAGCGTTCCATCGCCAATGCCATGTGTACCGGCAACACCGAGGAAGTGCAGATCGTGCTTGAACTGGTGGGCAACAGCCCGCATCTGCGCAAAGTGCAGATTTTTCATCCCGACGGCAGGGTGCTGCGCTCATCACGGGCAACCGAGATCGGCCAACCCGTCGACGTCAGGGATTTGCAGTTATTTCGCAACGGAGAACGGGACGGGATTTTCGTCGCGGACAACGAGGAGTGGCTCAGCATTCAATCCGTGATCCGATCCGGATCGGCCTGCATTGTCTGCCACGAGGCCGACGAGGAGGTCCTCGGAGTGTTGGGTTTGCATGTGTCCCTGGCCGAAACCCGCGAGCAATTGCGCGCTACGACTGCCCTTTTTGCAGGCTCGACGCTCATCATGGTTGTGGTTCTGGTGGCCGGGATCAGTTGGGTGTTGCTGCGTTTCGTTCAGCGGCCCCTGGGCCAGTTGGCCGGGCTGATGACCCAGGTGGAGCAGGGCGATTTGGCTGTGCGCGCCAAGCCGTTGCATAACGACGAAATCGGCCAACTGGCGCTGGGTTTCAATGCCATGGTCGATAATCTGGAAAATGCCAGAAAGCAGCTTCAGGACTATCACTTTCAACAGATGGAACACGCCGACCGCCTGGCCTCGGTGGGTGAGATGGCAACCGGCGTCGCTCATGAGATAAAAAACCCCTTGGCGGGCATCAGCGCGGCGATTGAGGTGCTCTCCGAGGCATTTGACCGCGATGATGAGCGCAAATCCGTGGTCGACGAAGTGCTGGTGCAGATTGCCCGACTCAACAAGACTGCGACGGATTTGCTGCATTTCGGCCGCCCGGGCCGGCCGGAGTTTTCTCATGTCGATATCAACGATCTTGTCGGCCGCACCCTGTTTTTTGCTGATCAGCATCCCGAAGCCGGTAATGTCGAGCGCCGCAAGTCTCTGGCGGATGCGCTGCCGCCGGTGTGGGTCGATGCAAAACAGATTCAGCAAGTGTTGTTCAATATCGTCATCAACGCTCTGCAGGCCATGGAGCAGGGAGGAACTCTGCATGTGGCGACCGAGCTTCATGAGCAGGACGGGCGCCAATGGGTGCGTATCCGCGTCGCCGATAGCGGCCCCGGAATTCCTCCGGAGGCCTTTGAGCAGATTTTTACACCCTTTTTTACCACCAAAAGTCAGGGAACGGGTTTGGGCCTTGCCATCTGCCGCCGCCTGCTGGAAGAACACCGGGGACGGCTTTTCATGGAAAGCCGTCCAGGGCAGGGCGCCGTGTTCACCATAGAATTGCCCGCCGATCCGGTGGGAAACAACGCCAAGGGAGGCGATGACTGTGGGCAAACATAA
- a CDS encoding transketolase family protein has product MIATRDAYGRTLVELGRENSSIVVLDADLSGSTKTAQFAKEFPERFFNAGIAEANMVGMAAGLAAGGQIPFASTFAVFASGRAFEQIRQSLAYPRLNVKVVATHGGITVGEDGGSHQSVEDLAIMRALPNMVVLCPADGPETAAAVRAVAAYDGPVYMRLGRSKVPQVFPENTEFSIGKGRLLRPGKDLTFVTTGLMTAQALAAAEILAAGGIDARVVHMGSIKPLDVDLLLQAARETGALVTAEEHSVIGGLGGAVCEVVAEGYPVPVERIGLRDVFGQSGTAEELLAYYGLTAAELVEAAERVIQKKRIR; this is encoded by the coding sequence ATGATTGCAACGCGTGACGCTTACGGCCGGACCCTGGTGGAACTCGGCCGCGAAAACTCTTCCATCGTCGTGCTCGATGCCGACCTGTCCGGCTCGACCAAGACCGCCCAGTTCGCCAAAGAATTCCCCGAGCGCTTTTTCAACGCCGGCATCGCCGAGGCCAACATGGTGGGGATGGCGGCCGGCTTGGCGGCCGGTGGTCAGATCCCTTTCGCTTCAACCTTTGCCGTATTTGCCTCCGGGCGCGCATTTGAGCAGATTCGCCAATCCCTGGCTTATCCGCGCCTGAATGTCAAGGTGGTCGCTACCCACGGCGGCATCACTGTCGGTGAAGACGGCGGTTCTCACCAATCCGTGGAAGATCTGGCCATCATGCGGGCGCTGCCCAACATGGTGGTGCTCTGCCCCGCCGACGGGCCGGAAACCGCTGCCGCGGTGCGGGCTGTCGCCGCTTATGACGGACCTGTTTACATGCGTCTGGGGCGCTCCAAGGTGCCGCAGGTGTTTCCCGAGAATACCGAGTTTTCCATAGGCAAGGGGCGTCTGCTGCGCCCAGGCAAGGATCTGACCTTTGTCACCACCGGCCTGATGACGGCACAGGCGCTGGCGGCGGCGGAGATTCTCGCCGCAGGCGGCATCGATGCGCGCGTCGTGCACATGGGATCCATCAAACCTCTGGATGTCGATCTGCTTTTGCAGGCGGCGCGTGAAACCGGTGCGCTGGTGACAGCCGAGGAGCACTCCGTTATCGGCGGTCTGGGCGGCGCGGTGTGTGAAGTGGTGGCCGAGGGTTATCCGGTGCCGGTGGAACGAATCGGGCTGCGCGATGTCTTCGGACAATCAGGCACCGCCGAGGAGTTGCTGGCTTATTACGGATTGACGGCGGCCGAACTGGTCGAGGCGGCCGAGAGGGTTATTCAGAAAAAGCGCATCCGTTAG
- a CDS encoding transketolase, with amino-acid sequence MLDELQLQELGEQARQLRVDVLKMLNAARSGHTGGSLSAIDALTVLFFHQMRHDPSNPHWVDRDRFVLSKGHAAPALYACLAQAGYFPAEDLKTLRRLGSHLQGHPDMRKTPGVEVCTGSLGQGLSQAVGMALAARLQGRKSRTYCLLGDGEVQEGQIWEAAMAAAHYGVDNLCALLDWNGLQIDGEVDKVMRVAPLGPKFLAFGWHVLEVDGHDLDAIARALADAADCSGRPTLIIARTVKGKGVPFFEHKASYHGVPPSDEELERALEHLGHA; translated from the coding sequence ATGCTCGACGAATTGCAGCTGCAGGAACTTGGCGAACAGGCCCGCCAATTGCGGGTCGATGTACTCAAGATGCTCAACGCGGCCCGCTCGGGTCATACCGGTGGCAGTCTTTCGGCCATTGATGCCTTGACGGTGCTGTTTTTTCACCAGATGCGTCACGACCCCAGCAATCCGCACTGGGTCGACCGTGACCGTTTCGTCCTTTCCAAGGGGCATGCGGCGCCGGCCCTTTATGCGTGCCTGGCTCAGGCCGGTTATTTTCCGGCTGAGGATCTCAAAACCCTGCGGCGCCTCGGCAGTCACTTGCAGGGCCATCCCGACATGCGAAAAACCCCCGGAGTTGAAGTCTGCACCGGTTCTTTGGGGCAGGGCCTGTCCCAGGCGGTGGGCATGGCCCTGGCGGCGCGTCTGCAGGGGCGCAAGAGCCGTACCTATTGCCTGCTCGGCGACGGCGAGGTGCAGGAAGGCCAGATCTGGGAAGCGGCCATGGCCGCCGCCCATTACGGCGTTGACAACCTGTGCGCGCTGCTTGATTGGAATGGTTTGCAGATCGACGGCGAAGTCGACAAAGTCATGCGCGTGGCGCCCCTGGGTCCAAAGTTTCTGGCTTTCGGTTGGCACGTTCTGGAAGTCGATGGTCACGACCTTGATGCCATTGCCCGCGCCCTAGCCGATGCCGCCGACTGCAGCGGCCGCCCGACCCTGATTATCGCGCGCACGGTCAAGGGCAAAGGTGTGCCTTTCTTCGAGCACAAGGCCAGCTACCACGGCGTGCCGCCCAGCGACGAGGAACTTGAGCGCGCCCTGGAGCACCTGGGCCACGCCTGA